Within Cyprinus carpio isolate SPL01 chromosome A11, ASM1834038v1, whole genome shotgun sequence, the genomic segment ttttacattaaataagctgtcacagagtatgaaatgaataccctccaaacccaCATAAGCTGAAATGTCTTAGCTTAGACACAGTTAATATTgatttttccacaatatttacacttgcagaaatatacatttgtttacattttgcagaacagatggaagaagaactatcaatgtgcatttggttcgttatgttcagatgttcattAACTTAACCGtcgtgtgaggagttttcactcttctccgtGTCAGGGGTtatttatacacatataatacataattaatatactttaaaatgtaattcaattcagtgatgcaaatcagaattttcatcagctgttactccagttttcagagtcatttgaTTCTtgagagatcattctaatatattgatttattaccagcgctggaaacagttttgatgcttaatattttttggaacctgtgaaaGTTtgtttaggatactttgatgaacagaaagctaaaaagaacacgGACGGGCGATCCCGGGCGGATTAATACGAGAGTAAAACATGGGTTTGATTTTTGATACATGAAAGGCGtggtgaattctcctgtacgcctGAGGAAGTTTGAGTCAGACGGTCACCGGACTAATAATCTTGGTGACAgggaacgggccaataaatttgggagctaacttgttGGAAACGGAATGGAGCGGAatgttcttggtagaaagccacatttTTGACCCACAACGTATATGGGAGGCCTTGACCGGTAGCGATCGGCCTTAGCCTCAGTGCACGCCCCCACCTGGAGCAGAGTCTCACGTGTGCTGGTCCatgtgcggtggcacctctggacgaaggcgtgagcggaggggaccgtgacttcagattccagactaggaaaaactggtggctggtaacctataCTACAcataaatcacttgaataaggcagtaaaacacatacagaacattggttcccgggacttttgagaactggagcttgtagcctagaatttttctttctaaatgatgtgaaaatcatcttgtttactcacttacagaaaacaatatattgattaaaattttctaagacagtttttgttggtaaaagtcatatgcgagtaggcgtcatctatcatgaatatcattgtgattcacacctgagcaGACAAAGGCCTgtataatgagctgcataatgagccattcagtcagctgtgagactgagagggaagagttacaagaaagaatgtgaggacaaaataaatgtatataattttaagtttaagtttatttagaatatatttaattatcccataacacaatttaatattcacttgtgagtgcagttaaacagtttattaggaacaatcaaagctgactttcaaactgaattttttgcatcattactccagtcacacaatccttcagaaatccttttaacaatcttattttctacaaaaaaacatttattgttattattatcattataattattattattattattattaatgttgaaaaaagctgagaatatttttttttcaagttttttttatgggggataaattgaaagaacagcattgtttgttacatttgttacagttacattcatttgttacatttatattatttacatcaagcttttgaatggtatattagtgtatattgttattgaatcttcataatatttcactttatacatttagtcaggaattattgatggaaaaagtctaactagtaaaatgtttacacgttatgtgaaaactagtacaagtatataaataaaaagagacttactcatgtttatgatctctgctgaataaagagcttcattcttttttttctgaggaaatccaaatctcaaatcctcaaccacatcacatctttttggggtgaattatgtcttattcctctctttgtgaagcaaacagtaaaataaaaaaaatttgaacaatctcgctgcgttgtcttctgttgtgtgggcgtattcaagccgcaggctttagtgaaacattagaatctgaatagcgcgttcagcgcgggggcgtggtcacattagaagataatgaagggagacgtgaaaaacggacatcacgttgtttcatatggattactttatcacagaatatttgttttcgtcaggctttctatagatatctcatgtctcttcgtttagtattcactgagttagtgttcattttaatgacgtgtttgtaaatgaagatcagcgcagacaaaggctgcagacagcacaccttgttttttcatctttattttataagcgCACAAAGTTTTGtctctatacaaaaaaaaaaaaaaaaaaaaaaaaagagaccctttacagattcgattgatgtagtgctcttatctgtacgatcaaaactgaaagtgtagtttaagttctttttgggatTATCAGGAGAAAATGGCTCAAAATGCATACatgcgttaatcgacttcagagggttaacacctgttttttttttcagaatttagcagtaagaaattactcgtcatccagttttttttatattgactatgtattccgttagtttttcaaattggtatgtttcgctgggccacAAAGcttaacagtgaaagctaacaccatgtttcctgatgatatttcccaagggtaacatgtaaagagtgaagagtaacggccctagtactgagccttgcggtactccatactgcacttgtgatcgatatgatacctctttattcactgctacgaattgatggcggtcataagtatgatttaaaattatttctgactggagtaatggctgcagccAATtcagctttagaaaaaaaaaaaaaaaaaaaaaaaaaaaaaaaaaagctaatactTTGCTAAATGTCCAGGTCTCAGGGAGAGGAACTTCAAGCACTGGCGCCAGAGAGCAGTTGTGAGAAAACAGCCAAATGATACCAAAAAACCCCAACTCTTCAGTcaagcaattatttttatttgaggtgGTAGTAGGGGAGACAGAAAATCTTTCTAAACTGTTTGAGCAAACAGGGAAAAACATGCCATATGAATAAAGCACTGAATTGAAAAGATATCCAGAAAGTATTATGCAAACCTCCCATAACCATTTCCCTGAGCACATCATTGACCTTGGCCACATCGCCGACCACTTCCTTGACCACATCCCTGCCCGCTTCCCTGACCATAACCGCTACCCTGACCAgcaccgcttccctggcccatgccgcttccctggcccacgccgcttcccattccacttcccattcctgcgccgcttccctggccctgtccgcttcccattcctgcgccgcttcccattcctgcgccCTTCCCATTCCCTGTCtccgcttcccattcctgcgccgcttccctggcccgcgcccgcttcccattccagcgccgcttcccgtTCCAgagccgcttccctggcccgcgccgcttcccattccacttcccattccagctccgcttccctggcccgcgccgcttcccattccagctccgcttcccattcccgcgccgcttccctggccagcgccgcttcccattccgccgctcccattcctgcgccgcttccctggccagcgccgcttcccattccacgccgcttcccattcccgcgccgcttccctggccctgtccgcttcccttcccattccacttcccattcctgcgccgcttccctggccctgtccgcttcccattcctgcgccgcttccctggcccacgccgcttcccattccacttcccattcctgcgccgcttcccattcctgcgccgcttcccattccgcttcccattcctgcgccgcttcccattccacttcccattcctgcgccgccgcttcccattccacgccgcttccctggccctgtccgcttcccattcctgcgccgcttccTGCGCCGCTGTCCCTTTCCAcattcctgcgccgcttcccattcctgcgccgcttccctggccctgtccgcttcccattcctgcgccgcttccctggcccacgccgcttcccattccacttcccattcctgcaccgcttcccattccacttcccattcctgcgccgcttcccattcctgcgccgcttccctggccctgtccgcttcccattcccgcgccgcttcccattcctgcgccgcttccctggccctgtccgcttcccattcctgcgccgcttccctggcccacgccgcttcccattccagctccgcttcccattccacttcccattccagctccgcttcccattccacttcccattccatcgccgcttcccattccagcgccacttccctggcccgcgccgcttcccattcctgcgccgcttcccattcctgcgccgcttccctggccctgtccgcttcccattcctgcgccgcttccctggccctgtccgcttcccattcctgcgccgcttcccattcctgcgccgcttccctggccctgtccgcttcccattcctgcgccgcttccctggcccattccacttcccattccacttcccattcctgcgccgcttcccattccacttcccattcctgcgccgcttcccattcctgcgccgcttccctggccctgtccacttcccattccagcgccgcttcccattccagcgccgcttcccattcctgcgccgcttccctggccctgtccgcttcccgttcctgcgccgcttccctggcccacgccgcttcccattccacttcCCATTCCTGCACCACTTCCCATTCCACTTCCCATTCCTGTaccgcttcccattccacttcccattccagcgccgcttcccattccagcgccacttccctggccctgtccactTCCCatgccgcttccctggcccgcgccgcttcccattccacttcccattcctgcgccgcttcccattccacttcCCATTCCTGCACCACTTCCcattccacttcccattccaTCGCCGCTTCCCATTCCCTGTCCACTtcccctggcccgcgccgcttcccattcctgcgccgcttcccattccagcgccgcttccctgtccacttcccgttccagcgccgcttcccgttccagcgccgcttccctggccttgTCCGCTTCccgttccagcgccgcttccctggccctgtccgcttcccgttcctgcgccgcttccctggccctgtccgcttcccgttcctgcgccgcttccctggccctgtccgcttcccattcctgcgccgctACCCTTGCCCTTTCCGCTACCCTTGCCGCTTCCCTGGCCACTTCCCGttcctgcgccgcttccctggccctgtccgcttcccgttcctgcgccgcttcccaggccctgtccgcttcccgtTCCTGCGCCGCTACCCTTGCCCTGTCCGCTACCcttgccctgtccgcttccctgtccgcttcccGTTCCTGCGCCGCTTCCCGTTCCTGCGCCGCTTCCCTTACCCTGTCCGCTTCCCGTTCCAgagccgcttccctggcccgcgccgcttcccattcctgcgccCCATTCCCAGGCCCTGTCCCTGGCCCGCACCGCTTCCCATTCCCACTTCCCATTCCAGCTCCGCTTCCCCagctccgcttccctggccccgccgcttcccattccagctccgcttcccgtcccgcgccgcttcccattccagctccgcttccgtggcccgcgccgcttcccattccccTGCTCCGCTTCCCTTCCCGCGCCGCTTCCCACTCCagctccgcttccctggcccgcgccgcttcccattccagctccgcttccctggcccgcgccgcttcccattccagctccgcttccctggcccgcgccgcttcccattccagcgccgcttccaattccacttccctggcccgcgccgcttcccattccagcgccgcttcccattccacctcccattccagcgccgcttcccattccagcgccgcttcccattccacctcccaggcccgcgccgcttcccattccagctccgcttccctggcccgcgccgcttcccattccagctccgcttccctggcccgcgccgcttccattccagctccgcttccctggcccgcgccgcttcccattccagctccgcttccctggcccgcgccgcttcccattccagctcccattccagcgccgcttcccattccagcgccgcttcccattccacttcCCATTGCCTGCGCCGctttcccattccagcgccgcttcccattccacttcccatggcctgcgccgcttcccattccctgcgccgcttcccattccacttcccattccagctccgcttccctggcccgcgccgcttcccattccagcgccgcttccctggcccgcgccgcttcccattccagcgccgcttcccattccagcgccgcttcccattccagcgccgcttccctggcccgcgccgcttcccattccagcgccgcttcccgtTCCagctcccattccagcgccgcttcccactccagcgccgcttcccactccagcgccgcttcccactCCAGCgcccgcttccctggcccgcgccgcttcccattccagcgccgcttccctggcccgcgccgcttcccattccagcgccgcttccctggcccgcgccgcttccctggcccgcgccgcttcccattccagcgccgcttcccattccagctcccattccagcgccgcttcccattccagcgccgcttcccattccagcgccgcttcccattccacttcccattccagtgccacttccctggccctgtccgcttcccattccagctccacttccctggcccgcgccaaTTCCCATTCCACTtcccgcgccgcttccctggcccgcgccgcttcccattccacttcccattccagcgccgcttcccattccacttcccattccagcgccgcttcccattccacttcccattccagcgccgcttcccattccacttcccattccagcgccgcttcccattccacctcccattccagcgccgcttcccattccagcgccgcttccctggcccgcgccgcttcccattccacttcccattccagcgccgcttccaattccacttcccattccagcgccacttccctggccctgtccgcttcccattccacttcccatgccgcttccctggcccacgccgcttccctggcccacgccgcttcccattccacttcccattccagcgccgcttcccattcctgcgccgcttcccattcctgcgccgcttcccattccacttcccattcctgcgccgcttcccattccacttcccattcctgcaccgcttcccattccacttcccattcctgcgccgcttccctggccctgtccgcttcccattccacttcCCATTCCTGCACCACTTCCCATTCCActtcccattcctgcgccgcttcccattccacttcccattccaCTTCCCATTCCTGCACCACTTCCCATtccgcttcccattcctgcgccgcttcccattccacttcccattccagctccgcttcccattcctgcgccgcttccctggccctgtccgcttcccattcctgcgccgcttcccattcctgcgccgcttcccattcctgcgccgcttcccattcctgcgccgcttcccattcctgcgccgcttcccattcctgcgccAATTCCCATTCCGCTTCCCATtccgcttcccattcctgcgccgcttcccattccgcttcccattcctgcgccACTTCCCATtccgcttcccattcctgcgccgcttcccattccgcttcccattcctgcgccgcttcccattcaCTTCCCATTCCTGCGCCCACTTCCCATtccgcttcccattcctgcgccgcttcccattccgcttcccattcctgcgccgcttcccattcctgcgccgcttcccattccacttcccattccacttcccattcctgcgccgcttcccattcctgcgccgcttcccattccacttcccattcctgcgccgcttcccattccacttcccattcctgcgccgcttcccattcctgcgccgcttcccattcctgcgccgcttcccattccacttcccattccaCTTCCCATTCCTGCACCACTTCCcattccacttcccattccacttcccattccatcgccgcttcccattcctgcgccgcttcccattcctgcgccgcttcccattcctgcgccgcttcccattcctgcgccgcttcccattcctgcgccgcttcccattccacttcccattccacttcccattcctgcgccgcttcccattcctgcgccgtccacttcccattcctgcgccgcttcccattcctgcgccgcttcccattcctgcgccgcttcccattccacttcccattcctgtgccgcttcccattcccattccacttcccattccagctccgcttccctggcccgcgccgctccCCATTCCAGCGCCATAACCctgaccataaccgcttcccattccacttcccattcctgtgccgcttcccattccacttcccattccagcgccataaccctgaccataaccgcttcccattccacttcccattccagtgccgcttccctggcccacgcACCCTCCCATTCCAACTCCATAACCctgaccataaccgcttcccattccacttcccattccagcgccgcttccctggcccacgccgcttcccattccactcCCCATTCCAGCGCCAtaaccgcttcccattccagcgccgcttccctggcccgcgccgcttcccattccagcgccataaccctgaccataaccgcttcccattccagcgccgcttccctggccctgtccgcttcccattccagcgccataaccctgaccataaccgcttccctggccaataCCACTTCCcagtccgcttccctggccaataCCTCTTCCCTGGCAACTTGCCTGACCTCTTCCCTGACCACGTGGTTCACTGCATGCAAAGCCACTGGTGGTTGGGCAACATTTCTGTGTGCCAGGACACTGGCCATCATTGAAACAGCTTTCAGCACACAGTGGAATCATCTCCGGTATGGGACATTGACCCGGCTTCACTGCTTGAACACAGATAGTCAGCTTTAGTTTGTGCATATAGACCAGGGCTGGCGAACGTTGGTCCTGGAgtcgcagccctgcagagttttgcttcaaccctaatcaaacacacctgaacaatctaatcaaggtctgaagggttattaGAAAGCTACAGGTAGGTGAGCTTTAATTTgggttagagctgaactctgcagggctgcgcctctccaggaccggagttcgccATCCCAATATAGACAATATGCCACTTCaatatacacaacacaaaacactcaaAGCATGAATAACAAGTTTTACCTACAGAGTGAATTATATTCcaagtcagtggttctcaattccagtcctggggacCCCTTgcgctgcacattttgcatgtttcatCATCAAATAAGGGAGACACACAAAACATGCAGAGAAGGGGGttcccaggactggaattgagaaccactgttcgaAGTATTATTCTGCTTTATTTTGTAAAGCCATCCTGTGCTTAAAACTATCCTAAGGGATTAATTCAAACCTACTTTAGAGGAGAACAACAGAAGGCAAAGTCTCTAAAACTTGCATTGAATTCAATGCATTATGggaggtatttttttttagtcctaGCATCCATTATTAATGGAAACTCACTGAAAACAGGTAGTACGCAAACAGGCCCACAGTCAAATCGACAGCATTTGTGTCCTCCAGGGCAGTCTTCATCAGAAGAACATCCTCGATGGGACGGCACGACCGTCAGCCTTGCCGGACATAAACCATCCACTAGAGAATTCAAGAGGATCATTAGGGGAGGCCAGGTAGTGTGGTTTCAGCATTTGTAAATCAGGGGTTTCACAATGGGTCTCAAACCTAAATACAAATTTGACATTTGTCCGCTTCAAATCAAGTGTTTTAAAACCTACTACTCATTCGTAAACTGTGTTAGTTACTTTCAGAGACTGAGAGTCACTTATTTCTGCATTACTTCAGGCTGTGTAATGAAAGCAACAGATCTTCTCACCTGTAGATCTTCTTTGAATGGCATGAGTTATGCTCAAGTATCCAAACAGACACGATAAAACAGCAATCAACGAGAAATACACTCGAGCTGTCATCCTCCCGGCCTGTGATCTCTGCTGGAAAATGCACTGAATTGGTGCATCAGGAGAAGCCAACAGCAAAGTgcacaaaactaaacaaatacgTTTTGCTGCAATATCAACCTCTGTAAAATGGGGTTTTAAAGATCCAAGGAGAACAGGTCaattccaaccctgatcaaactcacctgcctgttgCTTTCTAGTAATCTGAAatgccttgattagcttgttcaggtgtgtttgattggggttggatgaGCTGAATGCTGCGTTCACAACATGTCATAATAATTAAGCTAGCCTAATTACGAGAGGATTGTGCATTTCTATGATGACACTATCAACTGCAAAATGAATCTGCAGTGGTCAGGTGGTACAGCGATCATGTTGTGGTACCAGTAGGTGTGTTCAACTTCATGCAGCGCTGCGTGCCGGTTCTTctaattcttcttcttttcttaaaATTAACCAGAACAAAATATACAACAGTAATGTGCAAACCATTTACTCAGTAATCAACAactgtatatttgtaaaaatattacaagtcttgttttcttttttattaacaatgttcTCCAAACTGGTGCAGTAGTCCTTAAGTCTCCTGAAGAAATTTGATGAAATTTGGCTAGGACACTGACCTTGTATGTGAAATgttcccaaaataataaaaagatgtacAAGAAAAGTTATTACATTCATTTGAATACTACATacatatcaaaattatttaacttGAATGTAATATGTTTTCCTTCTAATTACATTTTCCACATccaccccaaaaaaataaaaaaaatcatttgtaaacacaattacaaaataaatggatAATATAGACTCCTTTTCCATTGAGCAAACAAATCGCAGGAATAAATCAATATCCAGATTAAATCTCTAACACACTTTTAGCTGCATAtaccatgaaacattttaaatatagcctcttttactttatttaaacagtatatttCCCAAACACGCCAAACTTTATTCCAACTCTAAATACACTGGTCCTAAGCTTTTTACCTGCATCACCTGTTATACTATTCCTATATTTATTAGTACAACTGTGTTTAAGAAATCAATGTCTCCTAGGAACATGCTGTCTTTAGCATATATTGCTTCATGGAAGTATTACTTGCTCACtacaaactgttttcagcattcatgaaatgtttctagagcaccaaatctgcatattaaatgATGGCCCAGTAATGTGAGGCTTCTGTACATAGTGAATGGTATAAAAACGTTCTTTTCTTCAATTGGACATTATTGTCATTTCCAAAGATCATGGTGCCTTCATAAAGACTTCCTCTGGGGAAGAATCACATGACATCACAATAGAAACAGTACAAAACTAGTTTGTTGCGAGAAGGATTAATGTTCAACCGCTGCATATTTTTATGGATTTCAATTACAGAATATGACTTACAATAGTAAGTAGCTGAGTCAATAAAGCACAAACTGGGTATAAAGCCCTGACCTCAAATTTCTGTAAGAATTGATTTTCCTACCatcattacaatttaagtttGAGGAACCacctttatatttttgttagtgAGGTGAAGTGATGAACAAAACAAAGGGCTCTTGAGACATGTTTTCAGAGTTGAATGTGTTTACACAGTGTCTTACAACTGCAGAGGTCATCATATGAGATACTTAGTAACTCTCAGacacaaaattcagttttgctctgtcaaaagagagagagagagagagagagaatagaacaaacagcagaactgcTACGTCTCCAAGGAACACATTGTTTTGTAGGGCTGGGTAAGAAATATAGATATCTCGATATTAATCAAATCTCATTTTTACGGAATGGTATCGATTCCTAAATCCAAAGAATtgattagtctagcctgttttcagttaatggacggAACGTTTAATGCAAAATCACATCCAATAAAtctcaataataaaattaaacaaatactcataatacaaaacaaagtctcagatttcaaattctgtccattgtaTTGCCGTTTTGGcactgtttaatgtggagtgacagatcgctgtagtgcCTCGATCAACAGTCGCAGCAGTGTGAAGAGCttgtgaactgatcatctcctccacattaataccagtttaGGTAAAAATAAGCATTACTAAACAAACaaaggtaagttaaaagaaagagtaatGTACAACTTTAGAATCCATATcttgtctcatgtaatcgctcaattaGTGTTTCAGCTGTGCAAAGATGTCAATATAACgccttgtaaacaatgtcacataacatcacatttacctcagaaaaacatatttggtgaccataaactcattagtcagatagaaaaataaatgtagatgGGGCATTTTGCCAAATATATGCAACATATAACACATCAGTAACTCTACAACCCTACCCAGTACAGTTTTCCTCAGCGTTTGCAATGTCTGCACAAAGGAGACGTCGGGCAGCTGCTTGAAGAcctcgcctctctattaatgtgcttggacacagagctctgtgaacagccaacctcttttgcaatgaccttttgtgtcttgccctccttgaacaaggtgtcaatggtcgtcttttggacaactgtcaaaaAAGTCAgcagtcattattattttttgtgatcaacttttttattgtttttaattcaacaaaacaacatttattcaaacaaacaaaacagggaagggggagcaacagacatatcaatatttttacaatttgaaataactttttaaagtcattCCTTTATATAATCCAAAAATTTGGAAGAAAAACATTGATATGCATCGGTGCTGGGTTTATCCCTGTTCATTTGTGCTGTTGTATATTCAtaagtcactattttaaggaggctgtgaatcaaaaatgtttttgcacatgtGAGGAGTACACCAATTTTGTATTATTGcattctttgcagctgtaaaaccagcaaacaatgCAGCTTTATTTTGATGAAGCAACTGACCACCTTGTCCACCTTCGCCTGTCTCTGCTGTCCATCACGACCCTTATTGCTGCAGTCAGACTGAATCTGATCATGGATGGGAAAGGGACATCGAGGCTGTCTTTGCCTGAGTGCACAGAGATGATGAGGAAGACCACGATGATGCCCCTGAACCACACAATCTTGAAGTTTGCTCTAAACATCTgtgtgctgctctccatgagcacaactacctgtaaaacatttacatggAGTAAAACGTTGTACATTTCATGTTGTCTGCAGTGGGCTAAAGCACTGA encodes:
- the LOC122146548 gene encoding fibroin heavy chain-like — encoded protein: MTARVYFSLIAVLSCLFGYLSITHAIQRRSTVDGLCPARLTVVPSHRGCSSDEDCPGGHKCCRFDCGPVCVLPVFMKPGQCPIPEMIPLCAESCFNDGQCPGTQKCCPTTSGFACSEPRGQGRGQASCQGRGIGQGSGLGSGIGQGSGYGQGYGAGMGSGQGQGSGAGMGSGYGQGYGAGMGSGAGQGSGAGMGSGMGMGSGTGMGSGMGSGAGMGSGAGMGSGAGMGSGMGSGAGMGSGMGSGAGMGSGMGSGAGMGSGMGSGMGIGAGMGSGGMGSGAGMGSGAGQGSGAGMGSGAGQGSGAGMGTAQAMGSGMGSGAGMGSGAGMGAGMGSGAGQGSGAGMGSGAGQGTGMGSGAGQGSGAGMGSGAGLGGGMGSGAGMGSGAGMGGGMGSGAGMGSGAGQGSGIGSGAGMGSGAGQGSGAGMGSGAGQGSGAGMGSGAGQGSGAGVGSGAGREAEQGNGKRRGPRKRSWNGNGAGEAELEWEVGMGSGMGSGAGQGSGSGTGSGQGKGSGAGTGSGAGTGSGQGSGQGKGSGQGKGSGAGTGSGQGLGSGAGTGSGQGQGSGAGTGSGQGSGKGSGKGKGSGAGMGSGQGQGSGAGTGSGQGQGSGAGTGSGQGQGSGAGTGSGQGQGSGAGTGSGAGTGSGQGSGAGMGSGAGMGSGAGQGNGAGMGSGMGSGAGMGSGMGSGAGQGSGMGSGQGQGSGAGMGSGAGMGSGMGSGTGMGSGMGSGAGMGSGMGSGVGQGSGAGTGSGQGQGSGAGMGSGAGMGSGAGMGSGQGQGSGAGMGSGAGMGSGMGSGAGMGSGMGSGMGQGSGAGMGSGQGQGSGAGMGSGAGMGSGQGQGSGAGMGSGQGQGSGAGMGSGAGMGSGAGQGSGAGMGSGDGMGSGMGSGAGMGSGMGSGAGMGSGVGQGSGAGMGSGQGQGSGAGMGSGAGMGSGQGQGSGAGMGSGAGMGSGMGSGAGMGSGMGSGVGQGSGAGMGSGQGQGSGAGMGSGAGIGGAGMGSGMGSGAGMGSGMGSGAGMGSGAGMGSGMGSGVGQGSGAGMGSGQGQGSGAGMGSGIGMGSGAGQGSGAGMGSGAGMGSGAGQGSGAGMGSGMG